The genomic interval ACGGTATATATCTGATAATTATGAAGAGGCTGCAAAAAAGGAATTGGGAAGTGATTGGCCTGAATTAGAAGAAGATGACAGGCGTTCCCCTCTTTCTGTTTGGTATGAAAAAAATAAAGAAGATGTAGAAGAGTTTGAAAAGCATATGCGTAGAAAAGTGCATTATGTTATAAAACCTGAGTATCTATGGAATAGTATTGCCGAAATGGCCCGCATCCAAAATAATGATTTATTAAAAACTTTAGAAAGGGGATTTAATTTTATAGAAAATGAATCTTTTTCAAGGAATTATAAAGGCCTTTTCTCAGAGATAAATCTTAACTCGGAAAAACTCGGCAAAAACTATGAAGAAAGGAATAAAAGACTTTGTGCAATTATTCAAAAAATTTCAGAGGGATTCTCAGAGTTCCCTAAAGATAGAGACCTTCTTGGTGACGCATATGAATATTTAATAGGACAGTTTGCAGCAGGCTCAGGGAAAAACGCAGGAGAATTTTACACACCACAGCAAATTTCAAGTATTTTATCTGGTATTGTCTCTTTAGATAGCCAAGACCCTTCAACAGGACGTAGAGCAAAATTAAATAAAGTACTCGATTTCGCATGCGGTTCAGGTTCATTGCTCCTTAATGTAAGAAAACATATGGGAAAAAATGTAGGGAAACTTTACGGACAGGAAAAAAATATTACCACGTATAACCTTGCTCGTATGAATATGCTTTTACATGGTGTAAAAGATACTGAATTTGAAATTTTTCACGGAGATTCATTAACAAATGATTGGGATATTTTAAGAGAAGAAAATCCTGCTAAAAAGATGGAATTTGATGCAGTTGTCGCAAATCCGCCTTTTAGTTATCGCTGGAATCCCCCAGAATCATTAAAAGACGATTTTAGGTTTAAGGGATATGGACTTGCACCTAAATCTGCGGCTGATTTTGCTTTTTTGCTTCACGGTTTTCATTTTTTAGCAAAAGACGGAACAATGGCAATTATTTTACCCCATGGTGTTTTATTTAGAGGAGGCGTTGAGAAAAAAATTCGTAAAAAATTGCTTTTAGATGGAAATATTGACACTGTTATAGGACTTCCTCCAAAACTTTTTT from Thermotomaculum hydrothermale carries:
- a CDS encoding type I restriction-modification system subunit M codes for the protein MTNNDNNKLGKVLWNIANELRGSMNADDFRDYMLSFLFLRYISDNYEEAAKKELGSDWPELEEDDRRSPLSVWYEKNKEDVEEFEKHMRRKVHYVIKPEYLWNSIAEMARIQNNDLLKTLERGFNFIENESFSRNYKGLFSEINLNSEKLGKNYEERNKRLCAIIQKISEGFSEFPKDRDLLGDAYEYLIGQFAAGSGKNAGEFYTPQQISSILSGIVSLDSQDPSTGRRAKLNKVLDFACGSGSLLLNVRKHMGKNVGKLYGQEKNITTYNLARMNMLLHGVKDTEFEIFHGDSLTNDWDILREENPAKKMEFDAVVANPPFSYRWNPPESLKDDFRFKGYGLAPKSAADFAFLLHGFHFLAKDGTMAIILPHGVLFRGGVEKKIRKKLLLDGNIDTVIGLPPKLFYSTGIPVCILVLKKCKKFDDVLFINASEHFEKAKRQNVLLPEHVKKIVETYQYRKEEKRFSRRVSLDEIKEEHDFNLNISRYVSTAKPEEPVDIYKVNEELKEIEKKLKHAKEKHNKFLEELRLKLLP